In Rattus norvegicus strain BN/NHsdMcwi chromosome 1, GRCr8, whole genome shotgun sequence, a genomic segment contains:
- the Or13a18c gene encoding olfactory receptor Olr308, which produces MVSPNQTVVTEFVLQGFSEHPSLSLFLTGCFLSLYAMALMGNIVIIALVTSSTGLHSPMYFFLCNLATMDIICTSSVLPKALVGLLSEENTISFKGCMTQLFYLLWSGSSEMLLLTVMAYDRYVAICCSLHYSSRMSPQLCGVVAIGVWSVCALNASINTGLMTRLSFCGPKVITHFFCEIPPLLLLSCSPTNVNSIMTLVADIFYAGINFGLTLLSYGCIIASILHMRSAEGKREAFSTCSSHLIVVAMYYSSVFFAYINPRSSYNPERSKFTTVLYSVLSPTLNPLIYTLRNKDVKLALGRIFASFSH; this is translated from the coding sequence ATGGTCAGTCCAAACCAGACAGTAGTGACAGAGTTTGTTCTGCAAGGATTCTCAGAGCACCCTAGTCTAAGTCTGTTTCTGACAGGCTGCTTCCTGTCCCTATATGCAATGGCTCTAATGGGCAATATTGTGATCATTGCTTTGGTCACCTCCAGCACTGGACTCCACAGtcccatgtactttttcctgTGCAACTTAGCGACCATGGACATTATCTGCACCTCTTCTGTTCTCCCCAAGGCACTGGTTGGTCTACTGTCTGAGGAAAACACCATCTCCTTCAAGGGATGCATGACCCAGCTCTTCTACCTTCTGTGGTCTGGATCCTCTGAGATGCTGCTACTCACAGTCATGGCCTATGACCGTTATGTAGCCATCTGCTGTTCCCTCCACTACAGCTCCAGGATGAGCCCACAATTGTGTGGGGTAGTGGCCATTGGTGTGTGGTCTGTCTGTGCACTGAATGCATCTATCAACACTGGTCTGATGACAAGGCTGTCATTCTGTGGCCCCAAGGTCATCACCCACTTCTTCTGTGAGATTCCACCActcctcctgctctcctgtaGCCCCACGAACGTTAATAGCATCATGACTCTTGTGGCAGATATCTTTTATGCAGGCATCAACTTTGGGTTAACCCTGTTATCCTATGGCTGCATTATTGCCAGCATCCTACACATGCGTTCTGCTGAGGGCAAGAGGGAAGCCTTTTCTACCTGCTCATCCCACCTCATCGTGGTCGCTATGTATTATTCATCTGTGTTTTTTGCCTATATCAATCCTAGATCCAGCTACAACCCAGAAAGAAGCAAATTTACCACAGTGCTATACTCGGTCCTCAGCCCAACCCTAAACCCCCTCATCTACACACTGAGGAACAAGGATGTCAAGCTTGCCTTGGGCAGGATTTTCGCCTCTTTCTCACATTGA